A section of the Spirosoma pollinicola genome encodes:
- a CDS encoding transposase — protein sequence MRWKTKCRNQQHALDYSVIGDDFITKQNAKLLAVYDQQLESLEAAIHQLIEQDAILKEQVERLTAIKGLALLSVAVLIAETNGFEGFANQRQLVSYAGYDVIENQSGNRSGKTRISKKGNSRIRRILHLPAFNAVRSGEPTCQALYERVYQKTNTKPGRRSDESLCGFSKEITPTSLCIMASSN from the coding sequence GTGCGATGGAAAACCAAGTGCCGTAACCAGCAACATGCCCTGGATTACAGCGTGATAGGCGATGATTTTATCACAAAACAGAACGCAAAACTACTAGCCGTCTACGATCAACAGTTAGAGTCTTTAGAGGCAGCCATTCACCAACTTATTGAGCAGGATGCTATTCTGAAAGAACAGGTTGAACGCTTGACGGCCATCAAGGGGTTAGCACTTTTATCGGTGGCAGTTTTGATTGCAGAAACCAATGGGTTTGAGGGCTTCGCTAACCAACGACAATTGGTGAGTTATGCGGGCTACGATGTGATTGAAAATCAATCAGGCAACCGGTCAGGCAAAACCCGGATCTCTAAAAAAGGCAACAGCCGTATCCGCCGTATTCTTCATTTACCCGCCTTCAATGCGGTTCGCTCTGGGGAGCCAACTTGTCAAGCTCTTTACGAACGAGTCTATCAAAAGACCAATACCAAACCGGGTCGCCGGAGCGATGAAAGCCTATGTGGCTTTTCAAAAGAAATTACTCCTACTAGCTTATGCATTATGGCGTCATCAAACTAA
- a CDS encoding IS110 family transposase: protein MLQLRYCVGLDISKESLQVCLSVIDTDGRVVVKGSTKVANKPLAFAHLEHWVSKHRKVDGLPLRYVMESTGVYHEAVAWHLHQRDQSVCILLPNKAKHYLKSLAGAPVRLQVQE from the coding sequence ATGCTACAGCTACGCTATTGTGTTGGACTGGACATCAGTAAAGAGTCGCTTCAAGTCTGCCTGTCGGTGATCGACACTGATGGCCGAGTCGTCGTCAAAGGGTCGACTAAAGTGGCTAACAAACCGCTTGCTTTTGCTCACTTAGAGCACTGGGTTAGCAAGCATCGTAAAGTGGACGGCCTCCCGCTACGCTACGTGATGGAGTCGACAGGCGTCTACCATGAGGCCGTAGCCTGGCACCTCCATCAAAGGGATCAGTCGGTTTGTATTCTATTGCCTAACAAGGCGAAACACTACCTGAAAAGCTTAGCCGGGGCGCCGGTGCGACTACAAGTCCAAGAATGA